Proteins co-encoded in one Aspergillus luchuensis IFO 4308 DNA, chromosome 6, nearly complete sequence genomic window:
- a CDS encoding putative nuclear migration protein (ApsA) (COG:Z;~EggNog:ENOG410PMDA;~InterPro:IPR001849,IPR024774,IPR011993;~PFAM:PF12814,PF00169;~go_component: GO:0005938 - cell cortex [Evidence IEA];~go_function: GO:0005515 - protein binding [Evidence IEA];~go_function: GO:0005543 - phospholipid binding [Evidence IEA];~go_process: GO:0032065 - maintenance of protein location in cell cortex [Evidence IEA]), with protein sequence MINATADGGRGTTGNMSTIEDPFVSASQEGAVPRDSHRYSSFDTQLYSLDASSPAQAKRALEAHLAETERRLEEASKLGTALIEQQKELEEKLKEVEQQQEAGQIGPDLRQKLADLEKEYNEIGRETARAFLAPKRMAGGEDSHLGTPYEKSPISPALFAGQATNSPSKVSVPSRKQRNQSSTRVHDIEFATEISTSLLAQVRQLQALLAEREEALKILNLEKSRLELEAEGYTQRIRALDESEERYKDENWALETKTHELMAAVKEAADRESRLNSNLGILASEKGSVERELEDLKQVNAKLIEDHTAAQKANDSEIHLLRRNLNAGDAEKLALQKKVEELNSQNEELARAVAMRIRQHEAESTREVSRGHESDDQDQSTPENSPPPSPNKFTPRHNHLETETLRSSLGHAHRMIQNLKSTIHREKTEKIDLKRMLQEARDEIEQRRREAAAPTNPSSKRQKTKAEAARKAPRPDLLGAGRKRAEIEIQDSDWEDNATEASPSHKPSMKLHQGRVGGQSSDEPSDAYQTATEADDHFETANERETATESEAFQTGIESMADDSTDTDELTETEELQRTPRGRVSSLTLTKARDRTSYQSTASTSGDEDEDYDEGFPSPSQMSSPRYRLRKKRSVMRKIRPSGEAPMASGSRPSSARESPATSFTQGLPSSEGQSLFMELAELDGEEDEGAFGPSMQFATGSQSSTPRMLPTPDSRRPSEAILDAVPKPVMVDSGMMTDPWVPTSVTTTSLQDTIDEEARGVPTTPTKTVMSDASTATEVEVPPQLTHAGTQWTPIEAEMEKDQVVVDAQDVKPVGQQMAVMETDVSAVSFQETVPVAPRLPELSTSYAVGGTTEPVAFAVPQSPEVTLSAICSELTAPAEAKLPEPEPAYVADMTVSAIDFQCTLPVAPALPEPAPPVLLSEQGTSTEMPEVSLSTILSQHTEPVEALVEPVESTPEVALANVEAKCPEIAVSSIFAQQTQPAAAIPEPREITPVVAVEEQMAPKAELVFSSISSQQTEPIDAVVPEPTLPNLAISSTASQCTEPMPARVPELPVPMVSQVSLSTVSSVETLPVKSTPPPAAIPVLQFPDENAAPESNDKSLNSSSMMEPPSLVVSEDTLDDSTVNSAANIKLDESLPLSAISGNAVPRHVRKHSSSSRADQGAQTILSSKQIDQILMDRIVARPLSPPDSDKAKEQNSSPFATPKARTRPTHQPSATSLPSHKRPGSALSQTSSIQSHPPLPVDHREAIMAAEKRSLEQRPSSPSLMGPPLAPASAYRTNVAQRPRTPNDSNLQPGTATTMSRMKVRRESHVSRRSSVSSFASEIEERFNGHPNPALGPQGYAAGTDPRMIQAITQTMIGEFLWKYTRKTVSGEISNSRHRRYFWLHPYTRTLYWSEQDPQSAGKSELRTKSVLIEAVRVVPDDNPYPPGLHCKSLEVVSPGRRIRFTATTSQRHETWFNALSYLLLRNSTENGEEQEGDASLEDIDEFNPGFRSRSRQTSRLSFSSSRSRTSRNWPKQRAGSILSNRRAATPGRSSPALSTPSHYSDQRHGSSSRLSTILNTTIKGSFGRKGPNYATSSMHEGSLHTHDSEEDLRQMMERQDDRLENVRACCDGKHDVGALSRTSKYSPRVNRIHSHH encoded by the exons ATGATCAACGCTACTGCCGATGGTGGACGAGGGACAACTGGCAACATGTCGACAATCGAAGACCCTTTCGTTTCCGCCTCCCAGGAGGGCGCCGTTCCTCGCGATTCGCACCGGTACTCATCCTTTGACACCCAGCTGTACAGTCTAGATGCATCTTCCCCGGCGCAGGCAAAACGAGCCCTCGAGGCGCATCTGGCAGAGACAGAGCGTCGGCTCGAGGAGGCCAGCAAGCTCGGCACTGCTCTCAttgagcagcagaaggagctcgaggagaagttgaaggaagttgaacagcagcaggaggcgGGCCAGATTGGGCCCGACCTTCGTCAAAAGCTCGCggacttggagaaggagTACAATGAAATTGGCCGGGAAACTGCGCGGGCTTTCCTTGCCCCGAAACGCATGGCGGGTGGTGAGGATAGTCACTTGGGCACCCCATACGAAAAG TCACCAATCAGTCCCGCCCTGTTCGCCGGTCAAGCAACGAATTCCCCAAGTAAAGTGAGCGTACCGTCTCGCAAACAGCGCAACCAGTCTTCGACCCGCGTCCATGACATTGAATTCGCGACCGAAATCTCGACCTCCCTCCTGGCCCAGGTTCGCCAGTTACAGGCGTTGCTTGCTGAGCGCGAAGAGGCTTTGAAGATCCTCAACCTGGAAAAGTCAAGGCTTGAGTTAGAGGCGGAGGGGTACACCCAGCGGATCCGTGCCCTGGACGAGAGCGAAGAGCGCTACAAGGACGAGAATTGGGCGTTGGAGACTAAAACCCACGAACTAATGGCGGCAGTCAAGGAGGCAGCCGATCGAGAGAGTAGACTCAACAGCAACCTAGGTATTCTGGCCTCCGAGAAGGGCTCCGTCGAACGAGAGCTTGAGGACTTGAAGCAAGTCAATGCGAAATTGATCGAGGATCACACGGCAGCTCAAAAGGCCAACGATTCCGAGATCCATCTCCTGCGAAGGAACCTCAATGCTGGAGATGCCGAGAAGCTTGCTCTTCAAAAGAAAGTGGAGGAGCTCAACTCGCAGAACGAAGAACTTGCGCGAGCAGTGGCAATGCGCATTCGTCAACACGAAGCAGAATCCACTCGTGAGGTTTCTCGTGGCCATGAATCGGATGATCAAGACCAGTCCACGCCAGAgaactcccctcccccatcgcCCAACAAGTTCACGCCTCGACACAACCATCTGGAAACTGAGACGCTGCGGAGTTCACTGGGTCATGCCCATCGGATGATCCAGAATCTCAAGAGCACTATTCATCGCGAGAAGACCGAAAAGATTGATCTCAAGCGTATGCTGCAAGAAGCTCGTGATGAGATAGAACAGCGTCGCCGCGAAGCCGCTGCCCCAACGAACCCGTCAAGCAAGCgccagaagaccaaggctgaGGCTGCCAGGAAAGCTCCTCGGCCCGACTTGCTGGGTGCTGGACGGAAGAGGGCAGAAATCGAGATCCAGGATTCGGACTGGGAAGACAATGCTACCGAAGCCAGCCCGTCTCACAAGCCTTCCATGAAGTTGCACCAAGGTCGTGTAGGGGGACAATCGTCGGACGAACCTAGTGATGCGTACCAGACTGCCACCGAAGCCGACGACCACTTTGAGACGGCCAACGAACGAGAAACAGCGACCGAAAGCGAAGCTTTCCAGACCGGAATTGAAAGCATGGCTGACGATAGCACTGATACCGATGAGCTCACGGAAACCGAGGAGTTGCAGCGGACACCACGCGGGAGAGTGTCATCCCTGACATTGACGAAAGCCCGCGATAGGACTTCCTACCAGAGTACTGCGTCTACCTCgggcgatgaagacgaggattaCGACGAGGGCTTCCCGTCGCCTAGCCAAATGTCCTCGCCTAGATACCGcctgaggaagaagaggagcgtCATGAGGAAGATTCGTCCTTCGGGAGAAGCCCCAATGGCTTCTGGTAGCCGACCGTCAAGTGCGCGAGAGTCCCCCGCGACAAGCTTCACTCAAGGATTGCCATCCTCTGAGGGTCAGAGTCTCTTTATGGAGCTTGCGGAACtagacggagaggaagatgagggtgCCTTTGGCCCCTCTATGCAATTCGCTACTGGCTCGCAGTCCTCAACCCCACGCATGCTGCCTACCCCTGACTCAAGACGACCTTCCGAGGCTATACTCGACGCGGTTCCCAAGCCTGTTATGGTCGATTCTGGCATGATGACTGATCCTTGGGTCCCCACAAGTGTGACGACAACTAGCCTCCAGGATACGATCGATGAGGAGGCTCGTGGCGTGCCTACAACTCCCACAAAGACAGTTATGTCCGATGCCAGCACCGCGACCGAGGTAGAGGTACCGCCGCAATTGACACACGCAGGAACACAATGGACTCCCATCGAGGCAGAAATGGAGAAGGACCAGGTCGTTGTAGATGCTCAAGATGTCAAACCGGTCGGCCAACAAATGGCTGTTATGGAAACGGATGTCTCTGCGGTTTCTTTCCAGGAGACTGTTCCTGTGGCACCAAGGCTACCAGAATTGAGCACATCATATGCTGTTGGAGGTACCACGGAGCCCGTCGCCTTCGCTGTTCCCCAATCGCCGGAGGTTACACTGTCAGCCATTTGCTCAGAGTTGACTGCACCGGCTGAGGCAAAACTCCCTGAGCCCGAGCCTGCATACGTGGCAGATATGACCGTCTCGGCGATCGACTTCCAGTGTACACTGCCCGTCGCGCCAGCTCTTCCAGAACCCGCGCCCCCAGTTCTGTTGTCCGAGCAAGGCACCAGTACTGAGATGCCCGAGGTGTCTCTGTCAACTATACTGTCGCAGCACACAGAACCTGTTGAAGCCCTTGTGGAGCCCGTGGAGTCAACCCCAGAAGTCGCGCTTGCAAACGTGGAAGCGAAGTGCCCGGAGATTGCTGTGTCTTCAATCTTTGCTCAGCAGACACAGCCGGCAGCGGCTATCCCAGAACCGAGGGAGATCACCCCTGTAGTCGCCGTCGAGGAGCAAATGGCGCCCAAGGCTGAGCTCGTgttttcttccatttcttcccaaCAGACAGAGCCTATCGATGCCGTTGTACCCGAGCCAACGCTCCCTAACCTTGCCATCTCTTCTACGGCCTCCCAATGCACTGAGCCGATGCCCGCACGGGTGCCTGAATTGCCAGTCCCTATGGTGTCACAAGTGTCACTGTCCACTGTCAGCTCCGTGGAAACCCTGCCCGTCAAATCCACTCCCCCGCCAGCTGCAATTCCCGTGCTTCAATTCCCTGACGAGAACGCCGCTCCAGAGTCGAATGACAAGTCGCTTAATAGTAGCTCGATGATGGAACCGCCTTCGCTTGTGGTTTCAGAAGATACTCTGGACGATAGTACAGTCAACAGTGCCGCCAACATCAAGTTGGATGAGTCGCTCCCCTTGAGTGCCATTTCCGGGAACGCTGTCCCACGTCACGTGCGGAAGCATTCATCCTCCAGTCGCGCAGATCAGGGTGCCCAGACGATTCTGTCGTCGAAGCAAATTGATCAGATTCTGATGGATCGTATTGTGGCTCGGCCATTGTCTCCTCCAGACAGcgacaaggccaaggagCAGAATTCTTCTCCCTTTGCTACTCCGAAGGCAAGGACTCGCCCGACTCACCAACCCTCCGCAACGTCTCTCCCGTCCCACAAGAGGCCTGGAAGTGCTCTTAGCCAGACTTCTAGCATCCAGAGCCATCCTCCCTTGCCCGTGGATCATAGGGAGGCCATCATGGCAGCGGAGAAGAGATCGTTGGAACAAcgcccctcttctccaagcctGATGGGCCCGCCTCTTGCCCCAGCGTCTGCCTACAGGACGAATGTAGCTCAGCGTCCACGGACTCCCAATGACTCCAACCTTCAACCTGGAACCGCAACTACAATGTCACGGATGAAGGTGAGGCGCGAGAGCCATGTGTCGCGGAGATCGTCTGTGTCATCATTCGCTTCTGAGATTGAAGAACGGTTCAATGGCCATCCGAACCCAGCTCTCGGCCCTCAAGGTTATGCTGCCGGTACAGATCCGCGCATGATCCAGGCAATCACACAGACTATGATCGGAGAGTTCTTGTGGAAATACACCCGCAAGACCGTGTCCGGGGAAATCTCCAACTCGAGGCATCGCCGCTACTTCTGGCTCCACCCGTACACGCGCACGTTGTACTGGAGCGAACAAGATCCACAGAGTGCTGGCAAGAGCGAACTCCGCACCAAGAGTGTTCTGATTGAAGCTGTCAGAGTTGTTCCAGATGACAATCCTTACCCTCCCGGTCTTCATTGCAAGAGTCTCGAAGTGGTTAGCCCGGGCCGCCGGATCAGGTTCACTGCAACTACTAGTCAGAGACACGAGACTTGGTTCAATGCTCTCTCGTATCTGCTGTTGCGCAACTCGACGGAAAACGGTGAGGAGCAGGAGGGTGATGCTTCACTGGAAGATATTGATGAGTTCAACCCCGGATTCCGCTCACGGTCGCGTCAGACCTCCCGGCTGTCATTCTCGTCTTCTCGGAGTCGTACAAGCCGGAACTGGCCTAAGCAGCGTGCAGGGTCCATCCTGTCAAACCGTCGGGCGGCCACCCCTGGTCGTAGTTCCCCGGCCTTGAGTACGCCGTCTCATTACTCGGACCAGAGACACGGCTCTTCCTCCCGTCTTAGTACAATCTTAAACACCACAATCAAGGGTTCTTTCGGCCGAAAGGGTCCTAACTATGCTACTTCGAGCATGCATGAAGGAAGCCTTCATACACATGACAGCGAGGAAGATCTGCGGCAGATGATGGAAAGACAGGATGATCGGCTCGAGAATGTGCGGGCCTGCTGCGATG GCAAGCATGATGTCGGCGCGCTGTCGAGGACCAGCAAATACAGCCCCCGTGTCAACCGAATCCACTCCCATCACTGA